Below is a genomic region from Streptomyces sp. RPA4-2.
TGACCGGCCTCCTCGCGGCCTTCATGGCGGGCATGGCGGCCAACGTGTCGTCCTTCAACACCGTGTTCACCACCGACATCTGGGCGAAGTACGTGGTCAAGGACCGGGAGGACGCCTACTACATCCGCTTCGGCCGCCTGATCACGGTCATCGGCGTCCTCGCGTCGATCGGCACGGCCTTCCTGGCCTCGTCCTTCTCCAACATCATGAGCTACCTGCAGACGCTCTTCTCCTTCTTCAACGTACCGATGTTCGTGGTCTTCATCGTCGGCATGTTCTGGAAGCGGGCGTCCGTGAAGTCGGGCTTCTGGGGCCTGCTGGCGGGCACCACCGCCGCGATGGTCAACTACTTCGTCATCTACAAGCAGGGCATCATCGGCATCCCCTCCGACCAGGGCGCGAACTTCGTGTCGGCGATCGCGGGCTTCGTGGCCGGTGCGGTGGTGATGGTCGCGGTCTCCCTGTTCACCGCGCCCAAGCCGGCTCAGGACCTCCAGGGCCTCGTCTACGGCACCCGCTCACCGGGCGCGGCCGAGCCGGCCGCCACCGGCGACGACGCCTGGTACCGCAAGCCCGCCCTGCTGGGCTGGGGCGCGCTGATCCTGGCGGCGGCCTGCTACATCCCGTTCTCGTTCTGATCCCGCTCCCGCGCCGCACCCACCCCGAAGAGAAAGGCCCAGAAAGCCATGTCCGACCACTACTCGGACCGCGACGTCCAGCGCGAGGTCACGGAGCTGGAGAAGAACTCCGCGACCGCGGCCCGTCTCTTCGACATCCGCCGCATCATCGGCGGCCTGTTCGTCGTCTACGGCGTCATCGTCACGGTCGCCGGCCTGACCGCCTCCGATGCCGACCGCACCAAGACACAGGGCATCAACATCAACCTCTGGACCGGCCTGGGCATGCTGGCCCTGGGCCTCTTCTTCCTGGCCTGGCTGTGGCTGCGCCCCCTGACACCACCGACACCGGCCGCCGAGGAGAAGGAACCGGCCGAGTAGCCGGGGCGGCCACCCGCGGGGCCGGACCTCACCGGGTTCCGGGTGGCGACACGGCCCTCAGTCCCCGAAGCCGTCGCGGACAATGTCGCGGCCCACCGTGGCACGGGCGCCCGCGAGTTCGGCGGCGATCCGTCGTTCCCGGTCCTCGTTCGTCACCACGGCAGCCGGCAGCGACGGACCGACGAGCAGACACGTACGTCTGAGGTGGGTCGGCGGGTGGGTCGAGTCGACGCTGTGTCCGCGCCGGGCGCCGACTCGCCGCTGCCGCTCGTACTCGTTCTCGGGGATCGACGCCATGTGCGCGCCGAGCCGCTCCCAGATCTCGTCGCCCCCGGCCTCCGCCGTGCGGGCACCGCGTGGTCCGGCGAGGGCGGCGCGGTTGGCCTCGCGACGGAGGACGACCTCGACGGACCCCGCCACCAGGAGGCGGTCCATCAGGCCCACGGCCGCCTCCGTGGAAGCGGCCCGGGCGGCCTCGCGGTCGGCCAGGTATTCGGCTCGCTGGGCGGCCCGCAGCGTCAGGTGGTCGAGCAGCGTCAGCACGCCCAGGAGAAGCAGGCGCGGCACCGCGTAGAAGAGGTTGACGACCATCTCGACGACGGACGGGTCCTCGATCGGAACGAAGTAGTAGTGCCAGGTGGTCAGGGAGCGGTACGCCGCCGACACGACGAGGCCGTGACGGGTGTCGCCGTTGCTGTAGTGGGCGAGTTCGTGGCCCAGCAGCGCGATCCGCTGCTGCGGCGTGAGAACTTCCCACAGAGGCAGGCCCAGCACCAACAGCCGCCGCCCTGGCACACCGTGGGCCACGACACTCGCGTTGACGCCCCCGTCGACCACCACCCGGTCGATCCCGCGGGTGCCCACCACCCCGGCGACCTCGTCGACCAGCGCGTAGAACTCGGGCGCGTCTTCACGGAGCAGCGCCGGAACCGCCTCGGGCAGCCGCGCCGCACGCGGTCTGAGGGACCACGCGGCCACGAGGAGGAGCAGCCCCGGCAGCATGCCCACCCCGCCCCATCCGCGCACCAGCCACCAGAGGCCGCCGAAGGCCAGGGCCAGGGTGACGCCGTGCACGGCGAGGCCGATCGCGAAGGCGAGCAGCGAGGCGGCGTCGCGCCGGGCGCGCGGTCTCCCGCCGGCCGTGAACTCCGTCAGCAGCCTCTCGCCGTGTCTTCGGGCCAGCGCACGCCGTGCCCGATCCAGCCGATCCCGGTCCCGCTGTGGCTCCTGCGGATCGACGTTCCAGTCGCAGGCCCCGCACCAGACGACGAACCTGCTGTCCGCGCTGATCGCGGCTCCGCACTCCGGGCACGACTGGGACTTCTCCTCGACGGTGCGCACGATGACGCCCTCCCCCATCCTCGCGGCCCCTCTCCCGAGGCCGTACGGCTACGCCGATCCGAGGTGATCATGGGGCCGCATGCGCGTAAAGTCCTCTCCTCACGCTGTGAACTGTCTGTGATCCAAACGAAACGCTCCAAGGCGTGCCAGGCGTCGCGAGGCAGGCGGGACTTTCGCAACACGCCCTAGGTGGCCACCGTCCCCGCCCGGTCAAGCAGTCCCGTTCGTGCCGCCAGTGCCGCCGCCTCCAGTCTCGACCCCACGCCCAGCTTCATCAGCACCCGCTGGACATGGGTCCGGGCCGTGGAGGGCGCGATGCCCATGCCCGCCGCGATCAGCCGGGTGTCCTCGCCGTCGGCGACCCGGACCAGCACCTCGACCTCCCGGGGTGTCAGCATCTGGAGCAGGCGCTGGCCCTCGTCGTCCGGCTGGGCGGCGGGGTTGAGCAGTTCGCTGAAGGCACCCTGGAGCAGGCCGGGGGCCACCGCGGCCTCGCCCGCCCTCGCCTTCATGATCGCCCGTTCGACGCCCTCTATGCGCTCGTCATGGCGTACGTATCCCGACGCGCCCGCGGCGAACGCGGCGGCGATGCCACGCGGGTTCGGCACCGGGCCCAGCACCAGAACGGCCACCTGCGGACGTTCTCGCTTGATCTTGACCACCGGGTCGAACATCCCCGGCTCGGCGGGTGTCGCCGTACCGATCAGGCACACCTCGGGTGCCCTCGTGATCACCAGCTCCGCCGCTCCCGCGGCAGGTGCCGCCGCGGCGAGCACCCGGTGCCCGCGCAGCTTCAACGCCGAGGCCAGCGCCTCGGCGAGCAGTCGGTGGTCGTCGACCACCATGAGCCGCACTCCCATCGAGCAACCCCCCAGTCCCCCCAAGCATCCCCACTGGTTCCCCGTGGATTCGGAGCCCCCCGGCTCTCCATCCCCCGGAAGCTACACGCTTGTTCGACGTTGCGCTTCCCCTACCGGAGAGAACCGCCCCGGAATACCGAAATTCCTCGCATTCGGGAATGCCGGGGGGCAAGCGCGCGGCCCCGCCCCTGAGCAGGGACGGGGCCGTGATCACGTGGTGCCGGTCAGCGCGTGCCGAACGCGATCGCCAGATACTCCTTCTCGTCCGTGCCGGTCGGCTTGTGGGCGTAGACCGCGGACATGTAGAGACGACCGCCGCCGTAGAGGATCTCCGCGTACTCCGGAAGCATGCTCGTCTCCGCGTCGCGGACCGACCGGGTCGCCGGGTTCTCCAGGAGCTTGGTCTCCTTGAAGGTGGTGGCGTCGATGCTGACGATCTGACCGCCCTTGTCGTACGGCGGCCGCTTGTACGCCAGGATGTTGGCGCCGTCCATGCGCAGCGGGGAGATCGTGTAGCCGTCGCCCGCGTTGGCGCGCTGGCCGGTCTGCTTCCCGGTGCCGAGGTCGAAGGCGACGATCTCGTTGGTCCTGCTGTACTGGCCGGTGCCGTCGTGTTCCTCGGTCGGGATGTAGAGCTTGTCGTTGCCGACCGCCAGCATCATGCAGGCCTCGGTCTTGCTGATGCCGTCGCACTTGGCGGCGTACGTCTTGCCGGGCGCCGAGATCCTGGTGCGCAGCCGGCCGGTCCTGTTGTCGATCGAGAAGAAGTCGGAGATGCCGCTGCCGTCCCCGGCGGTGTCGCCGACGTCGGCGGCGACCACGAGGGGGTCGGTCGACACGACACTCGCGTACTCGATGCCGGGCGACATCTTGTACTCGGAGATCACCTTCCCGGACTTCGGGTCGATGGTCTGGATGTGCAGCTGCCTCGTGCTGCCGTACGCACCGCACTTGCGGACCGCGACCAGCTTGGCACCGCCGGCGTACCCGGCGTCGTAGCAGCTGTCCGTGGGCTTCGGCGACCAGAGCGCCTTGCCGGTGGAGATGTCGAACGCGGCGCCGCCGCTGGTGCTGCCCGTGGCGACCGTGTCGCCGCTGACGGTGACGTTGTCCAGGCTGATCTTCTGGTCACCGGACTTGACGGACTTGGCCCACAGCTCCTTGCCGGCGGCGAGGTCGAGCGCGGCGACCTCGCTGCAGCCGTGCGAGGGCTGGGCCTTGGTCGGCATGGCGGGCTCGTAGACGATCGCGGTCCGGTCGGAGTCGGTGGCGTGCCGGCTGGCCGAGCACACCGGCCCGGGGAGCTTGATCGTCCAGAGTTTGGCGCCGGAGTCGGGGTCGTAGCCGTCGACCTCGGCGTTGCCGCTCTTGGCGTACACCTTGTCGGTGAGCCAGGAGCCGACGGTGGTCGCGCTGCTCCCGGCGGCCACGGACGGCGCGGGGACCTGGAAGAGGACCTTGGAGCTGGTGTCGGCCGGCACCTTCTCCTCACCGTTCGAACCGGTGGTCCCGCCGCCGCCCGTACCGCCGTTGTCCTTCTTGCCGCCGGTGCCGCCCCCCGTACCTGAGGAGTTGTTCTTGCTGTTGTCGTCCTTGCCGGAGGAGGTCGCGTACAGCACACCGCCGCCGATGATCAGCGCGACGGCCACGACGGCCGCCACGATGATGACCGCCTGACCGCTCATCTTCCGCCCGCCGCCGCCCTGGGGAACCTGCGGCTGCATGGGGTAGGTCGGCGGCTGCTGCGGATAGCCGTAGCCGTACGGCGGCTGCGCGGGCTGCTGACCCGGATAGCCGTAGCCCGGCGGGGACTGCGCGGGCTGCTGACCCGGATAGCCGTAGCCCGGCGGGGACTGCGCGGGCTGCTGACCCGGATAGCCGTAGCCCGGCGGGGACTGCGGAGGGGACTGGGGCGGGGACGTCTGCGGGTATCCGTAACCCGGGCCCTGCGGAGGCTGCGGGGCGCCGAACCCGCCGGGCGGCGGTGTCTGCGGAGCGCCGAACCCGCCCGGGGGCGGGTCCTGGGGCGCGCCGAACCCGTCCTTCGGGGGGCTCGTTGGGCGGCGGCGGGGGCGGCGGCTGGCTCATGGCGTGTGTACCTCGGATACGGATGCGTTGGGGACGTGGACGAAGCGGGTGCCGAAGGTGGCGTGAGCGCGCCTCACTTGCCGTAGGCCAGCATCAGCTTCTCCCTCGACTGGTCATTGCCCGTCAGCCGGGTGGTGGAGATGTAGAAGCGCCCGTCCACGTAGTCGACCGCCTTCGAGAAGAACCCGTTCTCGATCGACGCCGTGCCCTGCGGGTTCTGCAGCAGCTTCGCCGGTGTGTGGCCACTGCCCGTGGTCGGTATCGACACGACCTGCCCACCGGCGTCGTACGACGGCTCGACGTACGCGATCAGCCGGGTGCCGTCCATCTTCAGCGGCATCATCGACTTGTCCGTCGGGGACTTGACGCGCCACCTCTCCTTGCCCGTGGCCAGGTTGAAGGCGACGACCTCGTTGGCGCCGGTCTTCGCCTCGGTCGGCAGGTAGAGGGTGTTCGCGTCGGCGACGGCGCCGAAACAGCCCGGCAGATCCCGGTCGATGATGGCGAACCCGCACTCGGGCGCGAAGGAGTCCTTGCTCGACAGCTGCGAGCGGACGCCTCCGCCGTCCTTCAGGGTGGTGACGTTGACCGTCTTCTTGTCGTCGTTGGTCATGTAGAGGACGACGGGGTCGACGGAGTAGGCGCGCACGACCCGCCAGCCCTTGGGGATCTTCGTGGTCCACCTGGCCTTGCCGGTGGCCGGGTCCAGTTCCTGCACCTCGTCGTGCTGGGTGGTGCTGCCGGCCCCGCAGGACGCGACGGACAGCAGTTTGGCGCCGCCCGCGAACGCGGCCGGATAGCAGGCCTGGCCGTAGTTCTTCTTGTCCCAGAGCTTCTTGCCGCTGGTGACGTCGTACGCCGTACCGGACTGCGAACGGCCGACCATCAACGTCTTCCCGGTGACGGACAGTTCGACGGTGAGCGTGCTGTCGAAGAGCGCGCCGTCGGCGACCTTCCCGCTCCAGCCCTTCGCTCCGGTGGCGAGATCGATCTGCTGGAGCTGGTTGCACTTGGCGCTGTCGCCCGCGCCGCTCATGTACGCCACGACGACCTTGTCGTCGGACGTCTTCTGCGGAGTGACCGCGCAGATCTTCTGCGGAAACGTGATCGGGGCCCAAGTGGGCTTGCCGTCATCGACGTTGTACGCGAACACCTGCTTGTACGCGGCCTTCACCGCGGCCTTGCCGGTGATCCACAGGCCGGGGGCGTCGGCGCCCGAACCGGGCGCGTCCGGCGCCTGCTTGTACCAGAGCACCTTCGCCTCACCGGCCTGACGGCCGTCGTTGAGGTTCTCCGGGTCCTCGCCACCGTCACCACTGCCGTCACCCGGATTGGCCGAGGGCTGGGACGCGGTGTCCTTGCCGCCCTTGCCGTCCTTGCCGCCCTTGCTGTCCTCGGCGACCGGCTTCTTCCCGTCGTCTCCACCGCCGCCACCGCTGACGGCCCACACCGTCCCGCCGACGACGAGCAGCGCGGCCACGGCCGCCCCGACGATGACGGCGGGCCGACCCTTGAAGGGGTTCCTGGAACCGCCGGGTATGCCGGGCGGCGGAGTGCCGGGCGCGCCCGGATACGGCACCTGCCCGGGATGGCCGTACCCGGGCCCGTATCCCTGCCCCTGTCCGGGGGCCTGCCCGTATCCCGGCTGCTGGCCGTACGGAGCGGGCTGGCCATAGGGACCCGGCTGCTGTGCGTACGGGCCGGGCTGCGCGTACGGCTGCTGGCCGGACTGCTGCGGATAGCCGTAGCCGGGCTGCTGCGGGTAGCCGTAGCCGGGTTGCGGCGGTCCGGCTTAGCGGGGTCTGCGGGGGCGGAGGCGCCTGGGGCGGCTGCGCGGGTGGCGGCGGCGCCTGCCGGGGATCCTGGGGCGGGCCGAAGCCGCCCTGCGCCGATGGCTGGTCCTGTGGTGCTCCGAAGCCGCCCTGCGGCGGTTCATTCGGCGGCTGACTCATCAGCGCGTCCCCCTCATTCACTGATGCGGCGCCCCACCGGCGGCGTCGGCGGCCGGCCCCGCACAGGCCCCGACCGCGCCTCCGTCCCGCGCCACGCCGGTGGTTCTCAGACTGTTCTCAGACCGCTCTTTCTATCACTCCGCGCCCCTCGCACGAGGGGCCGGTCGTTCCCCTGTTCCCAAGGGAGGACCGGCCCGTGATGCCCTCGTTACGCGCCTTCACGCCCCCTTCACGGGACGTGCGCGCCGCCCGCCCGAGGCTTACGCGTCTTCCGCGAGCTCCAGCCAGCGCAGCTCCAGTTCCTCGCGCTCGCCGGTCAACTCACGCAGTTCGGCGTCGAGTTCGGCGACCTTCGCGAAGTCCGTCGCGTTGTCGGCGATTTGGGCGTGCAGCCTGGTCTCCTTCTCGGAGATCTTGTCGAGCTGCCGCTCGATCTTCTGCAGTTCCTTCTTGGCGGCGCGCGCGTCGGCGGCCGAGGCCGCCTTGGCGGGCGCGGGGGCGGCGGCGAGCACGGCGGCCGCCGCGACCTCCTCGATCCGCTTGCGCCGCTCCAGGTACTCGTCGATCCCGCGTGGCAGCATGCGCAGCGTGGCGTCGCCGAGCAGGGCGAACACGTTGTCCGTGGTCCGCTCGATGAAGAACCGGTCGTGGGAGATCACGACCATCGAGCCGGGCCAGCCGTCGAGCAGGTCCTCCAGCTGGGTCAGCGTCTCGATGTCGAGGTCGTTGGTCGGCTCGTCGAGGAAGAGCACGTTGGGCTCGTCCATGAGCAGCCGCAGCAGCTGGAGCCGCCGCCGCTCACCACCGCTCAGGTCGCCGACGGGCGTCCACTGCTTCTCCTTGTTGAAACCGAACGTCTCGCACAGCTGCCCGGCGGTCAGCTCGCGGCCCGTGCCGAGGTCGACGCGGTCACGCACGGCCTGGACGGCCTGCAGCACCCGCCAGGTCGGGTCGAGCTCGGCGACCTCCTGGGAGAGGTAGGCGAGCTTGACGGTCTTGCCGGTGACGACCCGGCCGGCGGCGGGCTGCCGCTCGCCCTCGCTGCGGGCGGCCTCGGCCATGGCGCGCAGCAGCGAGGTCTTGCCGGCGCCGTTCACGCCCACCAGTCCGACCCGGTCGCCGGGGCCGAGGTGCCAGGTCAGGTGCTTGAGCAGCACCTTGGGTCCGGCCTGTACGGTCACGTCCTCCAGGTCGAAGACCGTCCTGCCGAGCCGGGAGCTGGCGAACTTCATCAGCTCGCTCTTGTCGCGGGGCGGGGGCACGTCCGCGATCAGCTCGTTGGCGGCCTCGACGCGGAAGCGGGGCTTGGAGGTACGGGCGGGGGCGCCGCGCCGCAGCCAGGCGAGCTCCTTGCGGACCAGGTTCTGCCGCTTGACCTCCTCGGTCGCGGCGATGCGCTCGCGCTCGGCCCGCGCGAAGACGTAGTCGGAGTAGCCGCCCTCGTACTCGTAGACCGAGCCCTTCTGCACGTCCCACATGCGGGTGCAGACCTGGTCGAGGAACCACCGGTCGTGGGTGACGCACACCAGCGCGGAGCGGCGCTCCCGCAGGTGCTGGGCGAGCCAGGCGATGCCCTCGACGTCCAGGTGGTTGGTGGGCTCGTCGAGGATGATCAGGTCCTGCTCCTCGATGAGCAGCTTCGCGAGGGCGATGCGGCGGCGCTCGCCTCCGGAGAGGGGGCCGATGACGGTGTCCAGTCCCTGCGGGAATCCGGGCAGGTCGAGTCCGCCGAAGAGTCCGGTCAGCACGTCCCGGATCTTGGCGTTGCCCGCCCACTCGTGGTCGGCCAGGTCACGGATGACCTCGTGGCGGACGGTGGCCGTGGGGTCGAGCGAGT
It encodes:
- a CDS encoding M48 family metallopeptidase → MGEGVIVRTVEEKSQSCPECGAAISADSRFVVWCGACDWNVDPQEPQRDRDRLDRARRALARRHGERLLTEFTAGGRPRARRDAASLLAFAIGLAVHGVTLALAFGGLWWLVRGWGGVGMLPGLLLLVAAWSLRPRAARLPEAVPALLREDAPEFYALVDEVAGVVGTRGIDRVVVDGGVNASVVAHGVPGRRLLVLGLPLWEVLTPQQRIALLGHELAHYSNGDTRHGLVVSAAYRSLTTWHYYFVPIEDPSVVEMVVNLFYAVPRLLLLGVLTLLDHLTLRAAQRAEYLADREAARAASTEAAVGLMDRLLVAGSVEVVLRREANRAALAGPRGARTAEAGGDEIWERLGAHMASIPENEYERQRRVGARRGHSVDSTHPPTHLRRTCLLVGPSLPAAVVTNEDRERRIAAELAGARATVGRDIVRDGFGD
- a CDS encoding LuxR C-terminal-related transcriptional regulator, which produces MGVRLMVVDDHRLLAEALASALKLRGHRVLAAAAPAAGAAELVITRAPEVCLIGTATPAEPGMFDPVVKIKRERPQVAVLVLGPVPNPRGIAAAFAAGASGYVRHDERIEGVERAIMKARAGEAAVAPGLLQGAFSELLNPAAQPDDEGQRLLQMLTPREVEVLVRVADGEDTRLIAAGMGIAPSTARTHVQRVLMKLGVGSRLEAAALAARTGLLDRAGTVAT
- a CDS encoding ABC-F family ATP-binding cassette domain-containing protein → MAVNLVNVESVSKVYGTRALLDGVSLGVSEGDRIGVVGRNGDGKTTLIRMLAKLEEADTGRVTHSGGLHLGVLTQHDSLDPTATVRHEVIRDLADHEWAGNAKIRDVLTGLFGGLDLPGFPQGLDTVIGPLSGGERRRIALAKLLIEEQDLIILDEPTNHLDVEGIAWLAQHLRERRSALVCVTHDRWFLDQVCTRMWDVQKGSVYEYEGGYSDYVFARAERERIAATEEVKRQNLVRKELAWLRRGAPARTSKPRFRVEAANELIADVPPPRDKSELMKFASSRLGRTVFDLEDVTVQAGPKVLLKHLTWHLGPGDRVGLVGVNGAGKTSLLRAMAEAARSEGERQPAAGRVVTGKTVKLAYLSQEVAELDPTWRVLQAVQAVRDRVDLGTGRELTAGQLCETFGFNKEKQWTPVGDLSGGERRRLQLLRLLMDEPNVLFLDEPTNDLDIETLTQLEDLLDGWPGSMVVISHDRFFIERTTDNVFALLGDATLRMLPRGIDEYLERRKRIEEVAAAAVLAAAPAPAKAASAADARAAKKELQKIERQLDKISEKETRLHAQIADNATDFAKVAELDAELRELTGEREELELRWLELAEDA